A single genomic interval of Carassius gibelio isolate Cgi1373 ecotype wild population from Czech Republic chromosome A22, carGib1.2-hapl.c, whole genome shotgun sequence harbors:
- the LOC127942510 gene encoding zona pellucida sperm-binding protein 1-like isoform X1 produces MAGSWCLAQILVVCAFCHAVPQWSQSLQNAQALMIQQTDQQFQLQKPVQQLTNQQFPPQKPVQQLTNQQFLFQKPVPQQPKPQFPFQKPVPQQPKPQFPFQKPVPQQPKPQFPFQKPVPQQPKPQFPLQKPVPQQPKPQFPLQKPVPQQPKPQFPLQKPVPQQPKPQFPLQKPVQLDKCAVADSEQIQCGLPGISGAACEAINCCFNGQQCFYGRAVTVQCIRDGQFVVVVSRDVTLPRLSLDSVQLLGGNDPPCAPVGSTPSFAIYQFPVTACGTSVMEDGGYVVYENRMTSSYEVGIGPYGSITRDSHFEFLFQCRYSGTSVEALVVEVNSVPPPPPVAAPGPLRVELRLANGQCVTKGCAEGDEAYTSYYSDADYPITKVLREPVYVEVHVMERTDPNIDPGNNCRNTLPMYFPESQCDRGFEHYYNHHPICPFAISEELYLLKSLRHSDYSYEMLLSNSEMV; encoded by the exons ATGGCTGGAAGTTGGTGTTTGGCTCAGATTTTGGTggtctgtgctttctgtcatgctgtcCCACAGTGGAGTCAATCGCTTCAGAATGCTCAAGCTCTGATGATCCAGCAAactgaccagcagtttcagctccagaagccagttcaacagctaactaaccagcagtttccacctcagaaaccagttcaacagctaactaaccagcagtttctgtttcagaagccagttccacaacaacctaagccgcagtttccgtttcagaagccagttccacaacaacctaagccgcagtttccgtttcagaagccagttccacaacaacctaagccgcagtttccgtttcagaagccagttccacaacaacctaagccgcagtttccgcttcagaagccagttccacaacaacctaagccgcagtttccgcttcagaagccagttccacaacaacctaagccgcagttccctcttcagaagccagttccacaacaacctaagccgcagtttccgcttcagaagccagttcaacttgataaatgtgctgtagctgattctgagcagatccaatgcggtctacctgggatcagtggtgctgcgtgtgaagctatcaactgctgctttaacggacagcagtgtttctatgggAGGGCAG TGACtgtccagtgtattagagatggtcagtttgtggtagtggtgtctcGAGACGTTACCttgcctcgactgagtctggattcGGTTCAACTACTGGGTGGAAACGACCCaccttgtgctcctgtggggtctacaccttcctttgctatataccagttccctgtgaccgcatgtggcacgagcgtgatg GAGGACGGTggatatgtggtgtatgaaaaccgaatgacctcatcgtatgaagtggggattggaccatatggttccatcacaagggacagtcattttga gtttctcttccagtgtagatattcgggaacttctgtggaagctctggttgtggaggtcaactccgttcctccacctccaccagtagccgctcctggacctctcagggtggagctcagactggccaatggccaatgtgtcaccaaaggctgtgctgaag gggatgaggcctacacgtcctactacagtgacgctgattatcccatcacaaaagtcctgcgagagcctgtgtatgttgaggtgcacgttatggagaggactgaccccaacattgacccggggaacaattgccggaacactttacccatgtattttccggaatcgcagtgtgataGGGGCTTTGAACACTACTACAACCATCATCCCATCTGTCCTTTTGCCATTTCAGAGGAACTTTACCTATTGAAGTCTCTTAGGCACAGTGATTATAGTTATGAGATGTTACTCAGTAATTCTGAGATGGTGTGA
- the LOC127942510 gene encoding zona pellucida sperm-binding protein 1-like isoform X2, which translates to MAGSWCLAQILVVCAFCHAVPQWSQSLQNAQALMIQQTDQQFQLQKPVQQLTNQQFPPQKPVQQLTNQQFLFQKPVPQQPKPQFPFQKPVPQQPKPQFPFQKPVPQQPKPQFPLQKPVPQQPKPQFPLQKPVPQQPKPQFPLQKPVPQQPKPQFPLQKPVQLDKCAVADSEQIQCGLPGISGAACEAINCCFNGQQCFYGRAVTVQCIRDGQFVVVVSRDVTLPRLSLDSVQLLGGNDPPCAPVGSTPSFAIYQFPVTACGTSVMEDGGYVVYENRMTSSYEVGIGPYGSITRDSHFEFLFQCRYSGTSVEALVVEVNSVPPPPPVAAPGPLRVELRLANGQCVTKGCAEGDEAYTSYYSDADYPITKVLREPVYVEVHVMERTDPNIDPGNNCRNTLPMYFPESQCDRGFEHYYNHHPICPFAISEELYLLKSLRHSDYSYEMLLSNSEMV; encoded by the exons ATGGCTGGAAGTTGGTGTTTGGCTCAGATTTTGGTggtctgtgctttctgtcatgctgtcCCACAGTGGAGTCAATCGCTTCAGAATGCTCAAGCTCTGATGATCCAGCAAactgaccagcagtttcagctccagaagccagttcaacagctaactaaccagcagtttccacctcagaaaccagttcaacagctaactaaccagcagtttctgtttcagaagccagttccacaacaac ctaagccgcagtttccgtttcagaagccagttccacaacaacctaagccgcagtttccgtttcagaagccagttccacaacaacctaagccgcagtttccgcttcagaagccagttccacaacaacctaagccgcagtttccgcttcagaagccagttccacaacaacctaagccgcagttccctcttcagaagccagttccacaacaacctaagccgcagtttccgcttcagaagccagttcaacttgataaatgtgctgtagctgattctgagcagatccaatgcggtctacctgggatcagtggtgctgcgtgtgaagctatcaactgctgctttaacggacagcagtgtttctatgggAGGGCAG TGACtgtccagtgtattagagatggtcagtttgtggtagtggtgtctcGAGACGTTACCttgcctcgactgagtctggattcGGTTCAACTACTGGGTGGAAACGACCCaccttgtgctcctgtggggtctacaccttcctttgctatataccagttccctgtgaccgcatgtggcacgagcgtgatg GAGGACGGTggatatgtggtgtatgaaaaccgaatgacctcatcgtatgaagtggggattggaccatatggttccatcacaagggacagtcattttga gtttctcttccagtgtagatattcgggaacttctgtggaagctctggttgtggaggtcaactccgttcctccacctccaccagtagccgctcctggacctctcagggtggagctcagactggccaatggccaatgtgtcaccaaaggctgtgctgaag gggatgaggcctacacgtcctactacagtgacgctgattatcccatcacaaaagtcctgcgagagcctgtgtatgttgaggtgcacgttatggagaggactgaccccaacattgacccggggaacaattgccggaacactttacccatgtattttccggaatcgcagtgtgataGGGGCTTTGAACACTACTACAACCATCATCCCATCTGTCCTTTTGCCATTTCAGAGGAACTTTACCTATTGAAGTCTCTTAGGCACAGTGATTATAGTTATGAGATGTTACTCAGTAATTCTGAGATGGTGTGA
- the LOC127942510 gene encoding zona pellucida sperm-binding protein 1-like isoform X3 yields MAGSWCLAQILVVCAFCHAVPQWSQSLQNAQALMIQQTDQQFQLQKPVQQLTNQQFPPQKPVQQLTNQQFLFQKPVPQQPKPQFPFQKPVPQQPKPQFPLQKPVPQQPKPQFPLQKPVPQQPKPQFPLQKPVPQQPKPQFPLQKPVQLDKCAVADSEQIQCGLPGISGAACEAINCCFNGQQCFYGRAVTVQCIRDGQFVVVVSRDVTLPRLSLDSVQLLGGNDPPCAPVGSTPSFAIYQFPVTACGTSVMEDGGYVVYENRMTSSYEVGIGPYGSITRDSHFEFLFQCRYSGTSVEALVVEVNSVPPPPPVAAPGPLRVELRLANGQCVTKGCAEGDEAYTSYYSDADYPITKVLREPVYVEVHVMERTDPNIDPGNNCRNTLPMYFPESQCDRGFEHYYNHHPICPFAISEELYLLKSLRHSDYSYEMLLSNSEMV; encoded by the exons ATGGCTGGAAGTTGGTGTTTGGCTCAGATTTTGGTggtctgtgctttctgtcatgctgtcCCACAGTGGAGTCAATCGCTTCAGAATGCTCAAGCTCTGATGATCCAGCAAactgaccagcagtttcagctccagaagccagttcaacagctaactaaccagcagtttccacctcagaaaccagttcaacagctaactaaccagcagtttctgtttcagaagccagttccacaacaac ctaagccgcagtttccgtttcagaagccagttccacaacaacctaagccgcagtttccgcttcagaagccagttccacaacaacctaagccgcagtttccgcttcagaagccagttccacaacaacctaagccgcagttccctcttcagaagccagttccacaacaacctaagccgcagtttccgcttcagaagccagttcaacttgataaatgtgctgtagctgattctgagcagatccaatgcggtctacctgggatcagtggtgctgcgtgtgaagctatcaactgctgctttaacggacagcagtgtttctatgggAGGGCAG TGACtgtccagtgtattagagatggtcagtttgtggtagtggtgtctcGAGACGTTACCttgcctcgactgagtctggattcGGTTCAACTACTGGGTGGAAACGACCCaccttgtgctcctgtggggtctacaccttcctttgctatataccagttccctgtgaccgcatgtggcacgagcgtgatg GAGGACGGTggatatgtggtgtatgaaaaccgaatgacctcatcgtatgaagtggggattggaccatatggttccatcacaagggacagtcattttga gtttctcttccagtgtagatattcgggaacttctgtggaagctctggttgtggaggtcaactccgttcctccacctccaccagtagccgctcctggacctctcagggtggagctcagactggccaatggccaatgtgtcaccaaaggctgtgctgaag gggatgaggcctacacgtcctactacagtgacgctgattatcccatcacaaaagtcctgcgagagcctgtgtatgttgaggtgcacgttatggagaggactgaccccaacattgacccggggaacaattgccggaacactttacccatgtattttccggaatcgcagtgtgataGGGGCTTTGAACACTACTACAACCATCATCCCATCTGTCCTTTTGCCATTTCAGAGGAACTTTACCTATTGAAGTCTCTTAGGCACAGTGATTATAGTTATGAGATGTTACTCAGTAATTCTGAGATGGTGTGA
- the LOC127942510 gene encoding zona pellucida sperm-binding protein 4-like isoform X4 → MAGSWCLAQILVVCAFCHAVPQWSQSLQNAQALMIQQTDQQFQLQKPVQQLTNQQFPPQKPVQQLTNQQFLFQKPVPQQPKPQFPFQKPVPQQPKPQFPFQKPVPQQPKPQFPLQKPVPQQPKPQFPLQKPVPQQPKPQFPLQKPVQLDKCAVADSEQIQCGLPGISGAACEAINCCFNGQQCFYGRAVTVQCIRDGQFVVVVSRDVTLPRLSLDSVQLLGGNDPPCAPVGSTPSFAIYQFPVTACGTSVMEDGGYVVYENRMTSSYEVGIGPYGSITRDSHFEFLFQCRYSGTSVEALVVEVNSVPPPPPVAAPGPLRVELRLANGQCVTKGCAEGDEAYTSYYSDADYPITKVLREPVYVEVHVMERTDPNIDPGNNCRNTLPMYFPESQCDRGFEHYYNHHPICPFAISEELYLLKSLRHSDYSYEMLLSNSEMV, encoded by the exons ATGGCTGGAAGTTGGTGTTTGGCTCAGATTTTGGTggtctgtgctttctgtcatgctgtcCCACAGTGGAGTCAATCGCTTCAGAATGCTCAAGCTCTGATGATCCAGCAAactgaccagcagtttcagctccagaagccagttcaacagctaactaaccagcagtttccacctcagaaaccagttcaacagctaactaaccagcagtttctgtttcagaagccagttccacaacaacctaagccgcagtttccgtttcagaagccagttccacaacaacctaagccgcagtttccgtttcagaagccagttccacaacaac ctaagccgcagtttccgcttcagaagccagttccacaacaacctaagccgcagttccctcttcagaagccagttccacaacaacctaagccgcagtttccgcttcagaagccagttcaacttgataaatgtgctgtagctgattctgagcagatccaatgcggtctacctgggatcagtggtgctgcgtgtgaagctatcaactgctgctttaacggacagcagtgtttctatgggAGGGCAG TGACtgtccagtgtattagagatggtcagtttgtggtagtggtgtctcGAGACGTTACCttgcctcgactgagtctggattcGGTTCAACTACTGGGTGGAAACGACCCaccttgtgctcctgtggggtctacaccttcctttgctatataccagttccctgtgaccgcatgtggcacgagcgtgatg GAGGACGGTggatatgtggtgtatgaaaaccgaatgacctcatcgtatgaagtggggattggaccatatggttccatcacaagggacagtcattttga gtttctcttccagtgtagatattcgggaacttctgtggaagctctggttgtggaggtcaactccgttcctccacctccaccagtagccgctcctggacctctcagggtggagctcagactggccaatggccaatgtgtcaccaaaggctgtgctgaag gggatgaggcctacacgtcctactacagtgacgctgattatcccatcacaaaagtcctgcgagagcctgtgtatgttgaggtgcacgttatggagaggactgaccccaacattgacccggggaacaattgccggaacactttacccatgtattttccggaatcgcagtgtgataGGGGCTTTGAACACTACTACAACCATCATCCCATCTGTCCTTTTGCCATTTCAGAGGAACTTTACCTATTGAAGTCTCTTAGGCACAGTGATTATAGTTATGAGATGTTACTCAGTAATTCTGAGATGGTGTGA
- the LOC127943411 gene encoding putative mediator of RNA polymerase II transcription subunit 26 isoform X3 yields MCKVRTEVMEVTRSMLDKRNANFLLWPPCVEVQRCSGCCNTRILQCTPVTTETRHLQMTKIQFINRQPVYEKVVIPVEDHVTCSCQSRVSAHPPRLQTTPLPPPRLHHKVTLPKTQSKEELHRNDELKHNQRLHLEDGESQEAQWQSKYTVTHTQGYRQSPYQHTHTPAYTSRGDVPTRPTTLVDPRMMSDTTQTEEVEHMKSENSGDGMTKKMQQHYDKHLQEDQQTKQNQTTPQQPKNSPTHNSVQSENRMPHSSQLDGLSHTYSHVEVIGQSSGLSEVPNHHSDQSEVRKHHHHHHQSEASNQNKQEREQQQEETQHHLRHQHHRHHQLQQHTTQAVSQQQTSAQRTAPPSTPSAPQTPPPLQPPRKHRRKHRRRMSKASMRALIMVMS; encoded by the exons ATGTGTAAGGTGAGAACAGAAGTTATGGAAGTGACCCGTTCGATGTTGGACAAACGGAACGCCAACTTTTTGTTATGGCCTCCATGTGTGGAAGTGCAGCGCTGTTCGGGCTGCTGCAACACACGCATTCTACAATGCACGCCAGTCACCACAGAAACGCGACATTTACAG atgACAAAAATACAGTTTATCAACCGACAGCCAGTCTATGAGAAGGTTGTCATACCCGTGGAGGACCATGTGACTTGTAGCTGTCAATCACGTGTTTCTGCACATCCCCCACGGCTCCAGACCACACCCCTTCCTCCGCCCAGACTCCACCATAAAGTTACATTACCAAAGACGCAATCGAAAGAGGAGCTACACCGCAATGATGAACTTAAACATAATCAAAGGCTCCATTTGGAGGATGGAGAGAGTCAAGAAGCACAATGGCAGTCCAaatacacagtcacacacacacagggctacAGACAAAGCCCATACCAACATACACACACGCCAGCTTATACAAGCAGAGGAGATGTTCCCACCAGACCAACAACATTGGTAGATCCACGCATGATGAGTGACACAACACAAACAGAGGAAGTCGAACACATGAAATCCGAAAACAGTGGCGATGGCATGACAAAAAAGATGCAACAGCATTATGACAAACATCTGCAAGAGGATCAACAGACGAAACAAAATCAAACGACACCACAGCAACCAAAAAACAGTCctacccacaattccgtccaatCAGAGAACAGAATGCCGCACAGCAGCCAATTAGATGGTCTTAGTCACACTTACAGCCACGTTGAGGTCATCGGCCAATCCAGTGGCTTATCAGAAGTACCAAATCATCACTCTGATCAATCAGAAGTTAGAAaacatcatcaccaccatcaccaATCAGAAGCGAGTAATCAAAATAAGCAGGAAAGGGAACAGCAACAAGAGGAAACACAACATCATCTTCGCCACCAACACCACAGACACCATCAGCTTCAACAGCATACAACACAAGCAGTTAGCCAACAACAGACTAGCGCACAAAGAACAG CCCCTCCCAGCACGCCCTCAGCCCCACAGACTCCGCCCCCTCTCCAGCCCCCACGGAAGCACCGGCGGAAACACCGGAGGAGGATGAGCAAGGCCTCCATGAGAGcgttaataat GGTAATGTCCTGA
- the LOC127942525 gene encoding zona pellucida sperm-binding protein 3-like: MGLLQCLLVLVVLVVFDLKNAIGSLSSSQSPKSKKHQSYPASRVPVSSQVLGNTLQKASPFQSLDYRGFAQEPLGLQEKQVLQGPVKPLDWRFPIVPEVPSEMAVDFHLRQPVTPSSVAIQCGENRIHVEVQQDLFSNGELIQPSGLTLGGCPVVGLVPGSKVLFFENELQDCNSVLMMTKDELVYTFALTYTPEAFAGTPITRAGGAVIGVQCHYQRFQNVSSSALKPTWVPYASTEAGEEVLVFSLKLMTDDWSYERPSNSYFLGDVINVEASVKVYNHVPLRVFVDSCVATQVPDVNALPRYLFIENHGCLVDAKVTASSSRFMPRSQEDKIRFQLEAFMFQGGSSPSIYMTCVLKATLASAPSDALHKSCSFANGWLAADGNNQVCGCCDSTCGPDGGTAASPFGGLRWEGKASLGPVVVQEHKKTLAGLQ, encoded by the exons atgggtcttttgcaatgtctgttagtgctggttgtgcttgtggtgtttgatctGAAGAATGCTATTGGAAGTTTGAGTTCCAGTCAAAGTCCAAAAAGCAAGAAGCATCAATCATATCCAGCTTCCAGAGTGCCTGTTTCTTCTCAAGTGCTCGGGAACACTTTGCAGAAGGCCTCTCCGTTTCAGAGTCTCGACTACAGAGGATTTGCACAAgagcctcttggtcttcaggagaagcaggtgttgcagggtccagtgaagcctttggactggaggtttcccattgttccagaagtgccgagtgagatggcggtggatttccatttgaggcaacctgtgacccccagtagtgtagctattcaatgcggtgagaaccggattcatgtggaggtacagcaggacttgtttagcaatggtgaactgatccagccatctggtcTGACTCTGGGAGGATGTCCTGTTGTCGGTTTGGTCCCAGGCTCTAAGGTGCTCTTCTTTGAGAATGAACTGCAGGACTGCAACAGTGTCTTGATG ATGACCAAggatgagcttgtctacacctttgCCCTTACCTACACTCCTGAGGCGTTTGCTGGCACTCCGATTACCCGTGCAGGTGGTGCAGTTATTGGAGTTCAATGCCACTATCAAAG GTTTCAAAATGTCAGCAGTAGTGCCTTGAAGCCAACTTGGGTCCCTTATGCCTCAACGGAGGCTGGTGAAGAAGTCTTGGTGTTCTCCCTGAAGCTCATGACTG atgactggtcctatgagaggccttcaaactcttacttcctgggtgacgttattaatgttgaggcatctgtgaaggtatacaaccacgtccctctgcgtgtgtttgtggacagctgtgtggccacccaagtacctgatgtgaacgcccttccgagatatttgttcattgagaatcatgg ATGTCttgtggatgccaaggtcaccgcttccagctcgcgcttcatgcctcgatcccaggaagacaaaatccggttccagctggaggccttcatgttccaggggggatccagtccttct atctacatgacgtgtgttctgaaggccactcttgcttctgcacctagtgacgcgctccacaaatcctgttcctttgccaatgg gtggcttgctgctgatgggaacaaccaggtttgtggttgctgtgactcaacatgtggtcctgatggtggaactgcTGCTTCTCCTTTTGGAG GCCTTCGGTGGGAAGGGAAGGCCTCGCTCGGTCCTGTAGTGGTTCAAGAGCACAAGAAGACTTTAGCTGGTCTTCAATAA
- the LOC127942510 gene encoding zona pellucida sperm-binding protein 4-like isoform X5: protein MAGSWCLAQILVVCAFCHAVPQWSQSLQNAQALMIQQTDQQFQLQKPVQQLTNQQFPPQKPVQQLTNQQFLFQKPVPQQPKPQFPFQKPVPQQPKPQFPFQKPVPQQPKPQFPLQKPVQLDKCAVADSEQIQCGLPGISGAACEAINCCFNGQQCFYGRAVTVQCIRDGQFVVVVSRDVTLPRLSLDSVQLLGGNDPPCAPVGSTPSFAIYQFPVTACGTSVMEDGGYVVYENRMTSSYEVGIGPYGSITRDSHFEFLFQCRYSGTSVEALVVEVNSVPPPPPVAAPGPLRVELRLANGQCVTKGCAEGDEAYTSYYSDADYPITKVLREPVYVEVHVMERTDPNIDPGNNCRNTLPMYFPESQCDRGFEHYYNHHPICPFAISEELYLLKSLRHSDYSYEMLLSNSEMV from the exons ATGGCTGGAAGTTGGTGTTTGGCTCAGATTTTGGTggtctgtgctttctgtcatgctgtcCCACAGTGGAGTCAATCGCTTCAGAATGCTCAAGCTCTGATGATCCAGCAAactgaccagcagtttcagctccagaagccagttcaacagctaactaaccagcagtttccacctcagaaaccagttcaacagctaactaaccagcagtttctgtttcagaagccagttccacaacaacctaagccgcagtttccgtttcagaagccagttccacaacaacctaagccgcagtttccgtttcagaagccagttccacaacaac ctaagccgcagtttccgcttcagaagccagttcaacttgataaatgtgctgtagctgattctgagcagatccaatgcggtctacctgggatcagtggtgctgcgtgtgaagctatcaactgctgctttaacggacagcagtgtttctatgggAGGGCAG TGACtgtccagtgtattagagatggtcagtttgtggtagtggtgtctcGAGACGTTACCttgcctcgactgagtctggattcGGTTCAACTACTGGGTGGAAACGACCCaccttgtgctcctgtggggtctacaccttcctttgctatataccagttccctgtgaccgcatgtggcacgagcgtgatg GAGGACGGTggatatgtggtgtatgaaaaccgaatgacctcatcgtatgaagtggggattggaccatatggttccatcacaagggacagtcattttga gtttctcttccagtgtagatattcgggaacttctgtggaagctctggttgtggaggtcaactccgttcctccacctccaccagtagccgctcctggacctctcagggtggagctcagactggccaatggccaatgtgtcaccaaaggctgtgctgaag gggatgaggcctacacgtcctactacagtgacgctgattatcccatcacaaaagtcctgcgagagcctgtgtatgttgaggtgcacgttatggagaggactgaccccaacattgacccggggaacaattgccggaacactttacccatgtattttccggaatcgcagtgtgataGGGGCTTTGAACACTACTACAACCATCATCCCATCTGTCCTTTTGCCATTTCAGAGGAACTTTACCTATTGAAGTCTCTTAGGCACAGTGATTATAGTTATGAGATGTTACTCAGTAATTCTGAGATGGTGTGA